In Lacibacter sp. H375, one DNA window encodes the following:
- a CDS encoding glycosyltransferase, with translation MNKPRLLIILNRLAVGGPAFNVISGAAALSNEFEILLLAGEPDVDEQPADYLLDQYKGFQFQKINSLKRSVLPGTDLRAYKEVKQAIRKFQPQIVHTHGAKPGVLGRLAAYRSNVPVIVHTFHGHVFHSYFSGFVSKSIVRIEQWLAGFSSAIVAISETLKEELTNKYKIASASKIKLIRLGIDTTQFYDEDGSKRSHFRNEFNLSSDTIAIGIVGRLVPVKNHRLFIETAAQILRKNGNNKNLQFFIVGDGTGRTSLQQLIHSKQLTFANAGSPDNSSANFIFTSWRKDMDAVYAGLDIVMLTSLNEGTPVSIMEAMAAGRSVLSTNVGGISELITTGQTGLLASNETELAAGLSSLIENAKLREQFSIAAAKDAARFSKSAELEALSSLYHSLLRSA, from the coding sequence TTGAACAAACCACGCTTATTAATTATTCTGAACCGTTTGGCTGTTGGTGGGCCGGCTTTTAATGTAATTAGCGGAGCGGCTGCATTAAGTAATGAGTTTGAAATATTGTTGCTAGCGGGCGAACCTGATGTTGATGAACAACCAGCTGATTATTTACTCGATCAATACAAAGGTTTTCAGTTTCAGAAGATCAACTCTCTAAAACGTTCCGTACTACCAGGTACAGATTTGCGTGCTTACAAAGAAGTAAAACAGGCTATCAGGAAATTTCAACCGCAGATTGTGCATACACACGGTGCAAAGCCAGGTGTACTTGGCAGGCTGGCGGCTTATCGTTCAAACGTGCCCGTTATTGTTCATACGTTTCATGGGCACGTGTTTCATTCCTATTTTTCAGGGTTCGTTTCTAAAAGTATTGTTCGTATAGAGCAATGGCTCGCTGGTTTTTCTTCGGCAATAGTAGCCATCAGCGAAACACTGAAAGAGGAGCTGACGAACAAATACAAGATTGCGTCGGCAAGTAAAATAAAACTCATCAGGCTTGGTATTGATACAACACAGTTTTATGATGAAGACGGAAGCAAGAGAAGTCATTTCCGTAACGAGTTCAATTTGTCAAGTGATACAATCGCCATCGGCATTGTTGGTCGGTTGGTTCCGGTAAAAAATCATCGACTGTTTATTGAAACTGCAGCACAGATATTAAGGAAGAACGGGAATAATAAAAATCTTCAATTTTTTATTGTGGGTGATGGAACAGGCCGTACATCGCTGCAACAACTCATCCATTCAAAGCAATTGACATTTGCAAATGCTGGTTCACCTGATAACAGCAGTGCAAACTTCATCTTCACTTCATGGCGGAAAGATATGGATGCTGTGTATGCCGGTTTAGACATTGTTATGCTGACATCTCTCAATGAAGGGACACCTGTTTCTATCATGGAAGCAATGGCAGCAGGTCGTTCTGTACTATCAACAAATGTTGGCGGTATTTCTGAACTGATCACAACCGGGCAAACAGGATTGCTGGCTTCCAACGAAACTGAATTAGCTGCAGGCTTATCTTCTCTCATTGAAAATGCAAAGCTTCGTGAGCAATTTTCAATTGCAGCAGCAAAGGATGCAGCCCGATTTTCTAAGTCGGCCGAGCTGGAAGCATTGTCCTCACTTTACCATTCCCTGCTTCGTTCTGCCTGA
- a CDS encoding WcaF family extracellular polysaccharide biosynthesis acetyltransferase has product MNTRLDKYDNSWYNPGRSGVVRSIWFFMSVLFVQCSWNPLSSIRIFLLRLFGAKIGNGVTIKPGVYIKYPWLLSVGNSVWIGENVWIDNLAQVTIADHVCISQGAYLLTGNHDYTKSTFDLMVKPIDLKEGVWIGAKSIVCPGVTCQSHSVLSVGSVARSELAPYKIYSGNPAVEVKDRIIHTS; this is encoded by the coding sequence ATGAATACTCGTCTGGATAAATATGATAACAGCTGGTATAATCCAGGTCGATCGGGAGTCGTTCGATCTATTTGGTTTTTTATGAGTGTGTTATTTGTTCAATGCAGTTGGAATCCTTTGTCATCAATACGGATATTTTTATTGCGTTTGTTTGGTGCAAAAATTGGAAATGGTGTTACCATTAAACCAGGTGTATATATCAAATATCCATGGTTATTATCAGTCGGCAATTCAGTTTGGATCGGTGAGAATGTTTGGATAGATAATCTTGCACAAGTTACAATAGCAGATCATGTTTGTATTTCGCAAGGAGCCTACCTCTTGACCGGCAATCATGATTATACCAAATCGACTTTTGATTTGATGGTGAAACCGATTGATCTGAAAGAGGGAGTTTGGATCGGGGCGAAATCAATTGTATGCCCCGGTGTTACATGTCAATCTCATTCTGTTTTATCAGTTGGTTCAGTTGCACGTTCTGAATTGGCACCCTATAAAATTTACAGCGGTAATCCTGCAGTAGAAGTAAAAGACAGGATCATACACACTTCATGA
- a CDS encoding tyrosine-protein phosphatase, whose amino-acid sequence MFGLFKKKKEEQPANLVIDYSGLGIDMHSHLLPGIDDGSPDAVTSVRYIKKMMGLGYRKFITTPHIYPDLYPNTRETITAALQVLKTKLQEEQVDVEVHAAAEYFIDDLFADRLNNDEQLLTIHKNFVLVEISFMQAPSDLKNVLFDLIVKGYQPVLAHPERYNYYHSRKEAYHRFKDQGCLLQVNLLSLSGYYGKSVQEAAHYLVDHKLVDLIGTDLHHERHLEAMQHPQLMADVQRALNTNHLLNATL is encoded by the coding sequence ATGTTTGGATTATTTAAAAAGAAGAAAGAAGAACAGCCTGCTAACCTGGTGATCGATTACAGCGGGTTAGGTATTGATATGCATTCGCATCTCTTGCCGGGTATTGATGATGGTTCTCCTGATGCTGTAACTTCTGTGCGCTATATTAAAAAAATGATGGGGCTGGGCTATCGTAAATTCATCACTACGCCACATATTTATCCCGACCTGTATCCAAACACCAGGGAAACAATTACAGCAGCACTGCAGGTATTAAAAACAAAACTGCAGGAAGAACAGGTTGATGTAGAAGTGCATGCGGCCGCAGAATATTTTATTGATGATCTGTTTGCAGATCGTTTGAATAATGATGAGCAGCTGTTGACAATCCACAAGAACTTTGTACTGGTTGAAATATCGTTCATGCAGGCACCTTCCGATCTGAAGAATGTATTATTCGACTTAATTGTAAAAGGCTATCAACCTGTGCTTGCACATCCTGAGCGATATAATTATTATCATTCAAGAAAAGAGGCGTATCACCGGTTTAAAGACCAGGGCTGTTTGTTGCAGGTAAATCTACTTTCGTTAAGTGGTTATTATGGTAAGAGTGTGCAGGAAGCAGCCCATTACCTGGTAGATCACAAACTGGTTGATCTTATTGGCACCGATCTTCATCACGAGCGTCATCTTGAAGCTATGCAGCATCCCCAATTAATGGCAGATGTGCAAAGAGCTTTAAACACAAATCATCTTCTCAACGCTACCCTTTAA
- a CDS encoding glycosyltransferase family 2 protein: MKVSIITVVYNRASTIERAIRSVLNQSYKNIEYVIVDGKSSDGTMAVVDQYRDRIATVICEKDHGMYDALNKGIKAATGDIVGILHADDEFTNETIIQQIVEKFQSNSVIDAIYGDVGFVQPGQEHKIVRYYSSAIFKTNLFKFGFMPAHPTFFCYRRFFEQFGYYRTDLEIAADFDLLLRFLRKHQLFTVYIPEMLVRMNMGGKSTNGISSTIKINKELKQILSEHKLPSSYIRLYSRYFIKVSEFLRTKKAKS, translated from the coding sequence ATGAAAGTCTCCATCATCACAGTAGTTTACAACCGGGCTTCAACAATTGAACGGGCCATCCGTTCGGTGCTCAATCAATCATACAAGAACATTGAGTATGTGATTGTGGATGGAAAATCGAGTGATGGAACAATGGCTGTGGTTGATCAATATAGAGACCGGATTGCAACTGTTATTTGTGAGAAGGATCATGGTATGTATGATGCGCTGAATAAAGGGATCAAAGCAGCAACAGGTGATATTGTTGGCATTCTTCATGCAGATGATGAGTTTACCAATGAAACGATTATTCAGCAGATCGTTGAAAAATTTCAGAGTAACTCAGTGATCGATGCGATCTATGGTGATGTCGGATTTGTGCAACCGGGACAGGAACATAAAATTGTCCGCTATTATTCTTCAGCTATTTTCAAAACCAACCTGTTCAAATTTGGTTTTATGCCGGCGCATCCAACGTTCTTCTGTTACCGCCGCTTTTTTGAACAATTTGGTTACTACCGTACTGATTTGGAAATTGCAGCCGATTTTGATCTGCTCTTACGCTTTTTAAGAAAGCACCAATTATTTACAGTTTATATTCCTGAAATGCTGGTGCGGATGAATATGGGAGGCAAGAGTACAAACGGCATCAGCAGTACCATCAAGATCAATAAAGAATTGAAGCAGATTCTTTCGGAACATAAATTGCCATCGAGTTACATAAGGCTGTACTCCAGGTATTTTATCAAGGTGAGTGAGTTTTTGAGAACGAAGAAAGCTAAGAGTTAA
- the fcl gene encoding GDP-L-fucose synthase: MEKKDKIYVAGHRGMVGSAIVRKLQQEGFDNLVVRTSAELDLRNQESVDVFFKEYKPDYVFMAAAKVGGIVANNTYRAEFLYDNLMIQNNVIHSSYKHSVSKLLFLGSSCIYPKFAEQPIKEEYLLTGTLEQTNEPYAIAKIAGLKLCEAYRSQYGSNFISAMPTNLYGPNDNYDLQNSHVLPALLRKMIVAKRTQQTAVEIWGSGTPRREFLHVDDLADACFFLMQEYDGTEWMNIGVGEDVSIKELAELIKDIVGYEGELQFNTSKPDGTPRKLLDVSKLQNRGWKAKIGLREGIQNVYEEVKSLPF; this comes from the coding sequence ATGGAGAAGAAAGATAAAATATATGTGGCGGGTCACCGAGGTATGGTTGGTTCTGCGATTGTGCGTAAGCTGCAGCAGGAAGGGTTTGATAATTTAGTAGTACGCACTTCTGCTGAGCTTGATCTGCGTAACCAGGAATCGGTTGATGTGTTCTTCAAAGAATACAAACCCGATTATGTGTTTATGGCTGCAGCAAAAGTGGGTGGTATTGTGGCGAATAATACTTACCGTGCTGAGTTTTTATATGATAACCTGATGATCCAGAATAATGTGATTCATTCATCTTACAAACACAGCGTATCAAAATTGTTATTCCTTGGTTCATCCTGCATCTATCCAAAATTTGCAGAGCAACCTATCAAAGAAGAATACCTGCTCACGGGAACGTTAGAGCAAACCAACGAGCCTTACGCCATTGCAAAAATTGCAGGCTTAAAATTATGTGAAGCGTACCGCAGCCAGTATGGAAGCAATTTTATTTCGGCCATGCCAACAAATCTGTATGGTCCGAATGATAATTACGATCTGCAGAATTCTCATGTACTGCCGGCATTGCTTCGCAAAATGATCGTAGCGAAACGTACACAGCAAACTGCGGTTGAAATTTGGGGGTCGGGTACACCACGCCGTGAGTTTCTGCATGTGGATGATCTTGCTGATGCCTGTTTCTTTTTAATGCAGGAGTATGACGGAACAGAGTGGATGAATATTGGTGTGGGTGAAGATGTATCCATCAAAGAACTGGCAGAACTTATTAAAGATATTGTTGGTTACGAAGGTGAATTACAATTCAATACTTCAAAACCCGACGGCACACCACGTAAGTTACTCGATGTTTCTAAACTGCAGAACCGTGGCTGGAAAGCGAAGATTGGTTTGAGAGAAGGAATTCAGAATGTATATGAAGAGGTAAAGTCGTTGCCGTTTTAG
- the gmd gene encoding GDP-mannose 4,6-dehydratase, whose amino-acid sequence MKKALITGITGQDGAYLSDLLLKKGYEVHGIKRRTSLFNTDRIDHLYEDPHIDNRHFVLHYGDLTDSTNLIRIIQEVQPDEIYNLGAMSHVKVSFDIPEYTANTDAVGTLRILEAVRLLGLTEKTRIYQASTSELYGLVQEVPQTERTPFYPRSPYAVAKMYGFWITVNYREAYNMYACNGILFNHESPLRGETFVTRKITRAVAKIALGMQDKLWLGNLNAQRDWGHAKDYVEAMWLMLQQDGPEDFVIATGVTTPVREFVRLAFAEVGIEIEFKGEGVDEKGIVKSCSNAAYQLSIGTEVVAVDPRYFRPTEVELLIGDPTKANTKLGWKPKYDLNGLVQEMVAADLDIFKREKLLHESGYKIKNQFE is encoded by the coding sequence ATGAAAAAAGCATTAATTACAGGTATTACAGGACAGGATGGTGCTTACCTTTCTGATCTTTTGTTGAAGAAAGGATATGAAGTGCATGGTATCAAACGCAGAACATCTTTGTTCAATACTGATCGTATCGATCACCTGTATGAAGATCCGCATATCGACAACCGTCATTTTGTGTTGCATTATGGTGATCTTACCGACAGCACCAATCTCATTCGCATTATACAGGAAGTACAGCCCGATGAAATTTACAACCTCGGTGCGATGAGTCATGTAAAAGTGAGTTTTGATATCCCAGAATACACAGCTAACACCGATGCAGTTGGTACACTACGTATATTAGAAGCAGTACGTTTGCTTGGTCTTACCGAGAAGACAAGAATTTACCAGGCCTCTACTTCTGAGTTATATGGATTGGTACAGGAAGTTCCTCAAACGGAACGAACGCCCTTCTATCCACGTTCTCCCTATGCTGTAGCAAAAATGTATGGCTTCTGGATCACGGTGAACTATCGTGAAGCGTATAACATGTATGCATGTAATGGTATTTTGTTCAATCATGAATCACCATTGCGTGGTGAAACATTTGTCACAAGAAAAATCACCCGTGCAGTTGCAAAAATTGCTTTGGGGATGCAGGATAAGTTATGGTTGGGTAATCTTAATGCTCAGCGTGACTGGGGTCATGCAAAAGATTATGTGGAAGCTATGTGGCTGATGCTTCAGCAGGATGGTCCTGAAGATTTTGTGATTGCAACCGGTGTTACCACTCCTGTTCGTGAGTTTGTACGTCTGGCATTTGCCGAAGTAGGTATCGAAATTGAATTTAAAGGCGAGGGTGTTGATGAAAAGGGAATTGTAAAAAGTTGTTCGAATGCTGCTTATCAACTGAGCATCGGTACAGAAGTAGTAGCTGTTGATCCACGGTATTTCCGTCCAACTGAAGTGGAGTTATTGATTGGCGATCCTACAAAAGCAAATACGAAGTTAGGTTGGAAACCAAAATACGATCTTAACGGTTTGGTGCAGGAAATGGTAGCGGCAGATCTTGATATTTTCAAGCGTGAAAAATTATTGCACGAAAGTGGTTACAAGATCAAAAACCAATTTGAATAA
- a CDS encoding glycosyltransferase family 4 protein, with protein sequence MKQRILIFYDHFYPSYKAGGPTQSLVNLVRELYEVYDFYVVCKPHEMGDVGLLNGITADHWNEWEGRAKVFYWHYSWSTKNTLQKLIKDISPDAVYVNGLYSLYFNFLPLYYAKQLKSELGQLTIVLSARGMLHPGALSQKAIKKKIYLLLFRLLGIPEMVTWHATDDNERNFIKLTMGDKMRITVAANFPNLQPISARPHKQPGKLLLGTIALISPMKNHLEVLRSLTKAKGSIEWHIFGPVKDDTYWKNCEAMIQQLPSNIKVIYHGELPPHLLTKAMEQFQVFIMPSKSENFGHAIVEALSAGKPVITTTTTPFADLEVFGCGFAITPEKLSEGLQEAIGKFAAMDESEFNNVAASTQKYIDQKIEKSSLKKAYYSLFNNRAHL encoded by the coding sequence TGATTTTTACGTGGTATGCAAACCTCATGAAATGGGTGATGTTGGTTTGCTGAATGGTATTACAGCTGATCATTGGAATGAATGGGAAGGAAGAGCAAAAGTGTTTTACTGGCATTACAGTTGGTCAACAAAAAATACACTGCAAAAACTGATAAAGGATATATCGCCAGATGCAGTTTATGTGAATGGATTGTATTCGCTTTATTTTAATTTCTTGCCCCTTTATTATGCAAAACAATTAAAAAGTGAACTTGGGCAACTTACTATTGTTCTTTCAGCAAGAGGTATGTTGCATCCGGGGGCTCTGTCGCAAAAAGCCATCAAGAAAAAAATTTACCTCCTGTTATTTCGATTGTTAGGTATCCCGGAAATGGTGACATGGCATGCAACAGATGATAATGAGCGAAATTTTATAAAACTGACAATGGGTGATAAGATGCGTATAACTGTTGCTGCAAATTTTCCAAATCTTCAGCCAATCAGTGCACGGCCGCATAAACAACCCGGTAAGTTGTTGTTGGGTACTATTGCTTTGATCAGTCCAATGAAGAATCATCTCGAAGTTTTGCGGTCATTGACAAAGGCGAAAGGATCTATTGAATGGCATATTTTCGGTCCTGTGAAAGATGATACATATTGGAAAAATTGTGAAGCAATGATTCAACAATTACCTTCTAATATTAAAGTGATTTATCATGGCGAACTTCCACCTCATTTACTTACAAAGGCAATGGAGCAATTTCAGGTATTCATCATGCCGAGCAAGAGTGAGAATTTCGGACATGCCATCGTTGAAGCATTGAGTGCAGGTAAGCCCGTAATAACAACCACTACCACACCTTTTGCTGATCTTGAAGTGTTTGGTTGTGGCTTTGCTATAACGCCAGAAAAATTGTCTGAAGGTTTGCAGGAAGCAATTGGTAAGTTTGCCGCCATGGATGAAAGCGAATTCAACAATGTTGCAGCGTCAACTCAAAAATATATAGATCAGAAGATCGAGAAATCAAGTTTGAAAAAAGCGTATTATTCTCTTTTCAATAACAGGGCACATCTGTAA